GCTCCTGATTGGACAACAACCTCCATTACTATTGGAAGTAATTTACACTGTCCCAACCTCGgttaaacgaaacgaaacattAAGTACATAAAGGAAACATCGTGAGAGTATCCGTGAACAGTTTACCCTCGTTAATGGGTGCAAATATGCGGCAAAACTCATTTGATGAGTTTTCCTGACTGTATTGTTGAAACTTGATTACAGTATTTTGCACAGTGTCTTATTGCCTATATAAGGAGCGAACATAACCAAACAGTGTTGATAGCCAACATCGTGTACTGATGTCAACACTGGAGACAAAAAGCTTATTAATATGGCTTTGACTTGTCAGAGATTACTAGAACTCTTAGAGCTAATATTCAATGTTTTGGTGTCTCATACAATGCAGTTACTCAAAGATGTGTAGGATATGTTTGATGTGAACTGCTATGCGAGGCAAGGATTGTTTTTATCCTGATCTAGCCATGGACTAAGTTCACGCTAACTGCTTGAACCAGGAGACTTTAGTAATTATCTCATACATATTATGTATAGAAATATAGGGATATAAACATAGAGTGATACATAGCTTTAATTGGTATAGATATTGACTGCTAAAGTATTATTTGCACTTTTAGACTATAGAGTAACTTTTATTATCATTTAAATATACAAGTCTTTTGTAAGGCACTGTAACAAAATTTGATACTAGATAATAAATAGCAAATTTTAATCTTTGTATTAAAGCAAAAACCCATGACACAACTAAGTTTTGTACATATGCACATACATGTAAATAAGAAATAGCAGAGAGCATGTTACATTAATGATTTCAAATATAAATAGTGCACATgactattttataatttattatattttgtacaaagattcattttattagataTATTGCCTTAAAAAGTATAAATATTAATGTTTCCAAGGCAAATGCAAAATACCGAACTGTGatataaaatacaataaaaataattttttatttttttattctcaGTATTATGAGTTGAAAAAATAGTACTGTCCGGACTTGGATCTTGGCACATGGCGTGAACTAAGTTTTATCTAGATAGGAAGAAAGTCGATTTGGAGGGTTTGAGAATGCAGGTAGAACAGAAGACAAGAGAAACGGTAATCAATGAAGGTCCCTATATCCGAAAACTCAAACATGGACAATAAATTGAAGTTTTCGGATCGCTTGAAGGCTTTACTGAAAACTGAGGCTCGTCAAGATGTCGATCCATATATTTTCAGTGAACCAGAGCCATTTACTACAGCAGGAGGGAGAAACGTTGCAATAGTTTCACCTAAAAATCCTAAAGTAATGCAAAGTTGTAAAAATATTAAGTCTAAGGGAAAGTGTATGAAACAAAGAATAAGGATAGCACCCATACCAGACGTGGAATACAAAGCTGTACAAAATCGTGCTATAGAATTAGATGTTGACACTAGTGCtggtggtggtggcggcggtaaTGGTGATGGTGAAAACATAGATTATAAAATTGCAAAAGCAATTCGACACAAACAACGCATTGAGAATTTACAACGCAATCCTATTGggaatttacaaaaattaaaatgtaGAAGGCAAAGTCGGGACCATACCCTATTGTATTATCCTAAGGCTGGAGATGAGATATCGGACAGTGATTCCAGTGGGGATGAAATGACAGTCTATCAACGCTATTGGTTCTCAGGGGAAACTAGTACAGCTTTAAATCGTTCTGCACGCCTTTCTCAATTGCGTTCTCAACTAAGACGACGATTAATTCAATTACATAAAAGTGGAACAGACTCTGAAACATTGTTGCGTGGTAGAGCTAGGTGTTTATTGGAAGCTGCATACAAAGATCCTGCAACTACTGCAAGAGTTTTGAGTGATTCTTCAATTACTAGCAAAGTGGTAGATGGCCCGCTTTTAGTTGGTGGACTTTGTGGAGCTGAAGGATGTCAACAGATATCTTTACCCTGTACCCGTCATTGTTCTCGTCACATTATGTTGAATGGAGATCAACTTTTATTTGAACATTGCACTGCCAAGTTTAGTGATAATACACAATGTTGTATTCCTGTGTTTGATGTTGCACATGAATTACCTCTTTGTCCAGAGCATGCAAGGAAAAGGGATAACTACCATCGTAAAGCCCAAGAGTCTAAACCAAAGAAAGCTCGTAAAAAACCAACATCTCCAACAATTCCTAGGCCTAAACCAAAATCCAggccaaagaaacgaaagaggcCTCCTACAACTAAACTTGAGACCAAGGGTTCTACCTTAGTACACGAAGAGAGCCAATATTTGAGTCAAATAAACTCTAGTGAAAATCAGATAAAAACATTGAACAATTTGAATACTGTAGCGCAAGGAAGTTCGCATTCTTCTAATTTAAATCTAGGATTAGGACTAGGTCTTGGAGGAGGACTTAAAGTGGATCTGGGAGATCATGAAGTGTTTCCTTCTTTGGATGCTGCAGAGCATGATTTTGGCAATGTGCTCAACAACTTaccagctgatgcttttaatgacttgtTCATTGGTAATTAtacttttatttttgtaatatatttaaaagtCAAATCATTCCATAAATCATTGAAAAACAAAGAAGAAGTCAAATTATTTCATAAGTTATGAATGAACCTGTAAATGAAATTAGgaaatataataaatctttGAATTACGCGGTCTTGAGTTACGCGTTGTCACCTCTTTTATAGAAAGCAGAAATGGAGAATATGAACCATCgagagaagaagaagaggaatTAGAGCGAGC
The Colletes latitarsis isolate SP2378_abdomen chromosome 14, iyColLati1, whole genome shotgun sequence DNA segment above includes these coding regions:
- the L(3)l1231 gene encoding zf-C3Hc3H domain-containing lethal (3) L1231, producing MKVPISENSNMDNKLKFSDRLKALLKTEARQDVDPYIFSEPEPFTTAGGRNVAIVSPKNPKVMQSCKNIKSKGKCMKQRIRIAPIPDVEYKAVQNRAIELDVDTSAGGGGGGNGDGENIDYKIAKAIRHKQRIENLQRNPIGNLQKLKCRRQSRDHTLLYYPKAGDEISDSDSSGDEMTVYQRYWFSGETSTALNRSARLSQLRSQLRRRLIQLHKSGTDSETLLRGRARCLLEAAYKDPATTARVLSDSSITSKVVDGPLLVGGLCGAEGCQQISLPCTRHCSRHIMLNGDQLLFEHCTAKFSDNTQCCIPVFDVAHELPLCPEHARKRDNYHRKAQESKPKKARKKPTSPTIPRPKPKSRPKKRKRPPTTKLETKGSTLVHEESQYLSQINSSENQIKTLNNLNTVAQGSSHSSNLNLGLGLGLGGGLKVDLGDHEVFPSLDAAEHDFGNVLNNLPADAFNDLFIESRNGEYEPSREEEEELERALEAVDKDVRNLERMGQTQGLLEPALLAQLMSDIAS